A portion of the Meriones unguiculatus strain TT.TT164.6M chromosome 11, Bangor_MerUng_6.1, whole genome shotgun sequence genome contains these proteins:
- the Ascl5 gene encoding achaete-scute homolog 5, producing MNSNFCRALVDRGAPSGMQLGVVAAGQTPLAATEPLGNVPFLLYPGHAEPSYYDAYAGVFPYVPFPGAFGVYDYPFEPAFIQKRNERERQRVKCVNEGYARLRGHLPGALAEKRLSKVETLRAAIRYIKYLQELLSAAPDGASPAATPPPPAHAGHGDAPQLPSLVAKSSVSSSFSSSPFLESEESSL from the coding sequence ATGAATAGCAACTTCTGCCGAGCCCTGGTGGACCGCGGTGCCCCCAGCGGCATGCAGCTGGGTGTCGTGGCAGCGGGACAGACGCCGCTGGCAGCCACCGAACCCCTGGGCAACGTTCCCTTCTTGCTGTACCCGGGCCACGCAGAGCCGTCTTACTACGACGCCTATGCTGGGGTGTTCCCCTACGTGCCCTTCCCGGGAGCCTTCGGGGTCTACGACTACCCGTTCGAGCCCGCCTTCATCCAGAAGCGCAACGAACGCGAGCGGCAGCGCGTCAAGTGCGTGAACGAGGGCTACGCGCGCCTCCGTGGCCACCTCCCCGGTGCCTTGGCCGAGAAGCGCCTCAGCAAGGTGGAGACGCTGCGCGCTGCCATCCGCTACATCAAGTACCTGCAGGAGCTGCTGAGCGCCGCCCCCGACGGAGCGTCACCCGCCGCCACCCCCCCGCCGCCCGCCCACGCAGGTCACGGCGACGCGCCGCAGCTCCCGTCCCTGGTGGCCAAGTCCAGTgtgtcctcctctttttcctcctcgcCTTTCTTGGAATCCGAGGAATCCAGCCTTTGA